The following coding sequences lie in one Deltaproteobacteria bacterium genomic window:
- a CDS encoding tetratricopeptide repeat protein produces MKSTKHIISMLAVALALGGAGCGDKKGKTDNPGGKGAVNPSDPTQAPAQAKADFAEIAKRYESSKKGGTLSKGTCEDLSNAFLGVYKQYGASMAVAKFNAGAVWEECGDNERAEKIYQDLVSEVPKYDLAYNNLGVIYWNRRQEGRALDFFKKAVDANANTRAPRNNLAAALRNKYADSPQQSDFDAAEKHLQTVLAVDSGNRLAYENLARLYYDRGRLKDKSYLLLADLVVTQAIRKLTEEKQESADIYNIKGLLFMEDDNQVEALRAFKKAVEVNKNHTDANMNIAMIAIRFRDYKSAEESIGIALKDGRQKKNVEAYLGLGVALRGQRKYADAEGAFKKALDVKGADPRALYNLGILYHEHIGPETERKNDSGNFDKKPYEKAKDYFDKFVSQASGKKELEKYATDAKNRVANINDYFKNIEEMKKLEAEAKKLEEMAKKAEEEEKNRLLKMEEDLRKQQEGGGAAPPADAKPADAKPADPKAAGAK; encoded by the coding sequence ATGAAGAGCACCAAGCACATCATCAGCATGCTCGCGGTTGCGCTCGCACTCGGTGGCGCCGGTTGCGGTGACAAGAAGGGCAAGACCGACAACCCCGGCGGCAAGGGGGCGGTCAATCCCTCCGATCCGACCCAGGCGCCGGCCCAGGCCAAGGCGGACTTCGCCGAGATCGCGAAGCGCTACGAGTCGTCCAAGAAGGGCGGCACGCTGTCGAAGGGCACCTGCGAGGACCTCTCGAACGCCTTCCTCGGCGTCTACAAGCAGTACGGCGCCTCGATGGCGGTGGCGAAGTTCAACGCCGGCGCGGTCTGGGAAGAGTGCGGCGACAACGAGCGCGCCGAGAAGATCTACCAGGACCTCGTCTCCGAGGTCCCCAAGTACGATCTCGCCTACAACAACCTCGGCGTCATCTACTGGAACCGACGCCAGGAGGGCCGCGCGCTCGACTTCTTCAAGAAGGCGGTCGATGCCAACGCCAACACCCGTGCGCCGCGCAACAACCTCGCGGCCGCGCTGCGCAACAAGTACGCCGACAGCCCGCAGCAGTCGGACTTCGACGCGGCCGAGAAGCACCTGCAGACGGTGCTCGCGGTCGACTCGGGCAACCGCCTGGCCTACGAGAACCTCGCGCGGCTCTACTACGACCGCGGTCGCCTCAAGGACAAGTCGTACCTGTTGCTCGCCGACCTGGTGGTCACGCAGGCCATCCGCAAGCTCACCGAAGAGAAGCAGGAGAGCGCGGACATCTACAACATCAAGGGCCTGTTGTTCATGGAGGACGACAACCAGGTCGAGGCCCTGCGTGCGTTCAAGAAGGCCGTCGAGGTCAACAAGAACCACACCGACGCCAACATGAACATCGCGATGATCGCGATCCGCTTCCGCGACTACAAGAGCGCGGAGGAGAGCATCGGCATCGCGCTCAAGGACGGCCGCCAGAAGAAGAACGTCGAGGCCTACCTGGGCCTGGGCGTGGCGCTTCGTGGCCAGCGCAAGTACGCCGACGCCGAGGGTGCCTTCAAGAAGGCGCTCGACGTGAAGGGCGCCGACCCGCGCGCGCTCTACAACCTCGGCATCCTCTACCACGAGCACATCGGCCCCGAGACCGAGCGCAAGAACGACTCGGGGAACTTCGACAAGAAGCCCTACGAGAAGGCGAAGGACTACTTCGACAAGTTCGTGTCGCAGGCGTCGGGCAAGAAGGAACTCGAGAAGTACGCGACCGATGCGAAGAACCGCGTCGCGAACATCAACGACTACTTCAAGAACATCGAAGAGATGAAGAAGCTCGAGGCCGAGGCCAAGAAGCTCGAGGAGATGGCGAAGAAGGCCGAAGAGGAAGAGAAGAACCGCCTGCTCAAGATGGAGGAGGACCTCCGCAAGCAGCAGGAGGGTGGCGGTGCCGCGCCGCCGGCCGATGCGAAGCCGGCCGACGCGAAGCCGGCCGATCCCAAGGCCGCCGGCGCCAAGTAG
- a CDS encoding AgmX/PglI C-terminal domain-containing protein: MSQALSLKIFQNGQLIEQKTLSQDVIKIGKLKSSHLCLEDDSVARMHAVIEVSGSDVRVIDLGSSTGSIRNGRRVEKNDVLKSGDVLEFGPFRIEVEFAAMPASAPAGVTVVASAPAAAPMQMQQAQTMVPMGHTAMAPMGAAPMAMPAPAQMQQRPVMQIDASEVEVQDGTRVTEVMTMYNRSVVDVQHVGQVKSKVAQAPVFLVLGGALFLAGAAVFANDVTQDWDAYKDATAKAAEAGQAKPTEPGTGFTGLGIGLALLGLVPFSFGVMRMRDRGLPNYTLGEGHHATFHAPPQGLPDTTAFPLVRGGDHQDYALQFTRDMTGEVTLDGQRITLAELVASGRAGAMGSSYSFPLPPGAHCRVQYGELVFHVNSVAPGKVIATKSEADKPFWLYNSASLAVIGSMLVLVHLIPDDMLDMDSDQTDADNRFVGYMNQPDEIPEEEPPPEQENSDDEAGGTGQRHKGEEGKMGKPTSKNKAGLYAMKGPKDAIPQMARNFDPDMMARNAGILGMVQSEAGHFLASPYGGAFAVGNDDEDVWGGLTGTEIGEAYGVGGLGLVGTGRGGGGTGEGTIGLGNVGLIGKGGGGGTGSGYGRGSGAGFGGRGTRVPRVRQANATVKGAIDKDIIRRIVRSHINEVRHCYNQGLVKDPNLKGRVAVQFTIGPSGNVPVAVVQESSIKDVSVGQCIAKAVKRWTFPKPDGGGNVVVTYPFVLEAG, from the coding sequence ATGTCGCAAGCACTGTCGCTGAAGATCTTCCAGAACGGCCAGCTGATCGAGCAGAAGACGCTCTCCCAAGACGTCATCAAGATCGGCAAGCTGAAGAGCAGCCACCTGTGCCTCGAGGACGACTCGGTGGCGCGGATGCACGCCGTCATCGAGGTCTCGGGATCGGACGTTCGCGTCATCGATCTCGGGAGCTCGACCGGCAGCATCCGGAACGGACGGCGGGTCGAGAAGAACGACGTCCTCAAGTCGGGGGACGTGCTCGAGTTCGGGCCCTTCCGCATCGAGGTCGAGTTCGCGGCCATGCCCGCGTCGGCGCCCGCCGGCGTGACGGTGGTCGCCTCGGCGCCCGCGGCCGCGCCGATGCAGATGCAGCAGGCCCAGACCATGGTGCCGATGGGGCACACCGCGATGGCGCCGATGGGTGCCGCGCCGATGGCCATGCCTGCGCCCGCGCAGATGCAGCAGCGCCCGGTCATGCAGATCGACGCCAGCGAGGTCGAGGTGCAGGACGGCACCCGCGTCACCGAGGTGATGACGATGTACAACCGGAGCGTGGTCGACGTGCAGCACGTCGGCCAGGTGAAGAGCAAGGTCGCCCAGGCGCCCGTGTTCCTCGTGCTCGGTGGTGCGCTGTTCCTCGCCGGCGCTGCGGTCTTCGCCAACGACGTCACCCAGGACTGGGACGCGTACAAGGACGCCACCGCGAAGGCGGCCGAGGCGGGTCAGGCCAAGCCGACCGAGCCGGGCACGGGCTTCACCGGCCTCGGCATCGGGCTCGCGCTGCTCGGTCTGGTGCCGTTCTCGTTCGGCGTCATGCGCATGCGTGATCGCGGCCTGCCGAACTACACCCTTGGCGAAGGCCATCACGCGACCTTCCACGCGCCGCCCCAGGGCCTGCCCGACACCACCGCATTCCCGCTCGTGCGCGGTGGCGATCACCAGGACTACGCGCTGCAGTTCACCCGCGACATGACCGGCGAGGTGACCCTCGACGGCCAGCGCATCACGCTGGCGGAGCTGGTGGCCTCGGGTCGCGCCGGCGCGATGGGCTCGTCGTACAGCTTCCCGCTGCCTCCCGGCGCGCACTGCCGCGTGCAGTACGGCGAGCTGGTGTTCCATGTGAACTCGGTCGCGCCGGGCAAGGTCATCGCGACCAAGAGCGAGGCCGACAAGCCGTTCTGGCTCTACAACTCCGCGTCGCTCGCGGTCATCGGCTCGATGCTGGTGCTGGTGCACCTCATCCCCGACGACATGCTCGACATGGACAGCGACCAGACCGACGCCGACAACCGCTTCGTCGGCTACATGAACCAGCCCGACGAGATCCCCGAGGAGGAGCCGCCGCCGGAGCAGGAGAACTCGGACGACGAGGCCGGCGGTACGGGCCAGCGCCACAAGGGCGAGGAGGGCAAGATGGGTAAGCCCACCTCGAAGAACAAGGCCGGCCTCTACGCGATGAAGGGCCCGAAGGACGCCATCCCGCAGATGGCCCGCAACTTCGACCCCGACATGATGGCCCGCAACGCCGGTATTCTCGGCATGGTCCAGTCGGAGGCGGGTCACTTCCTCGCTTCGCCGTACGGCGGCGCGTTCGCGGTCGGCAACGACGACGAGGACGTCTGGGGTGGTCTGACCGGCACCGAGATCGGCGAAGCCTACGGCGTCGGTGGCCTCGGCCTGGTCGGCACCGGCCGCGGTGGTGGTGGTACCGGCGAAGGCACCATCGGTCTGGGCAACGTCGGCCTCATCGGCAAGGGCGGCGGCGGCGGCACGGGCTCGGGCTACGGCCGTGGCTCGGGCGCTGGCTTCGGTGGCCGCGGCACCCGCGTTCCGCGAGTTCGCCAGGCCAACGCCACCGTGAAGGGCGCGATCGACAAGGACATCATCCGTCGAATCGTTCGCTCGCACATCAACGAGGTTCGCCACTGCTACAACCAGGGCCTCGTCAAGGACCCGAACCTCAAGGGTCGCGTCGCGGTGCAGTTCACCATCGGCCCGAGCGGCAACGTGCCGGTCGCGGTGGTGCAGGAGTCGTCGATCAAGGACGTGAGCGTCGGTCAGTGCATCGCGAAGGCGGTCAAGCGCTGGACCTTCCCGAAGCCGGACGGCGGCGGCAACGTGGTGGTCACCTACCCGTTCGTGCTCGAAGCCGGCTGA
- a CDS encoding AgmX/PglI C-terminal domain-containing protein: protein MSAATVTLKVFSGGQCIGTHRVARDMVKIGRLATSHLRLDDEAIARMHAVLEVNGGELRLVDLGSTTGTLVNGAPVDRSTVVHAGDRIEFGPYSVFVDLETVPPTAAAPRPIAPVSPIDLSTHEHVEAAPVAEVIARWNDRVIDVQHLGHGKPRRIDTSAWLTLGTLMCLGGAALFGHEIAQDWSSHNAEVQAAAEAGRPAPTAPGWGTGGLGIALALMGLVPLGVGLTRNVDRVRTRYVVGEGDDVDLTVGGELVREPMTLVRRDADGITLRLSPQMRGFIDNAGTRHDLAAARGQGSELRLPTGARAHVELGELAFDVAAVAPGRVLAGRGETDRTYWGFNAASMLVIGGLLGLSQLVPEDALAMDSDDARIDNRYVGFLHQPDETVPDESEPEEIDEPDSADKAGLSGQRHAGDEGAAGDPSKVNVRKLYATKGPRDAVPMLARNFDPARDARESGVLGLMQRESGHFLASPFGAAFAVGNDDEDVWGNITGDEIGASGGVGGLGLLGAGRGGGGEGEGTIGLTGIGTIGQRGNNGTRLGYGDRNGRDSGTKFDGRRTRTPQVRVVSSEVKSTIDKEIIRRVVRAHLNEVRGCYDQGLSRDPNLRGRVAIQFTIGPSGTVGASAVAESSLGDKSVESCIAKSVRRWRFPTGATQGSAVVTYPFVLSAG, encoded by the coding sequence ATGTCCGCAGCAACCGTCACGCTCAAGGTCTTCTCCGGTGGTCAGTGCATCGGCACGCACCGTGTCGCTCGCGACATGGTGAAGATCGGTCGGCTCGCGACCAGCCATCTCCGCCTCGACGACGAGGCCATCGCGCGCATGCATGCGGTGCTCGAGGTCAACGGCGGTGAGCTCCGCCTCGTCGATCTCGGCAGCACCACCGGCACGCTGGTGAACGGTGCCCCCGTCGATCGCTCGACTGTCGTCCACGCGGGCGACCGCATCGAGTTCGGGCCCTACTCGGTGTTCGTCGATCTCGAGACCGTGCCGCCGACCGCTGCCGCTCCCCGTCCGATCGCACCGGTGAGTCCGATCGATCTCTCGACCCACGAGCACGTCGAGGCCGCGCCGGTCGCCGAGGTCATCGCGCGCTGGAATGACCGCGTCATCGACGTGCAGCACCTCGGCCATGGCAAGCCGCGTCGCATCGACACCAGCGCTTGGCTGACACTCGGCACGCTGATGTGTCTCGGCGGTGCCGCGCTGTTCGGCCACGAGATCGCGCAGGACTGGAGCAGCCACAACGCCGAGGTGCAGGCCGCTGCGGAGGCGGGCCGGCCCGCTCCCACGGCGCCCGGATGGGGCACCGGCGGGCTCGGCATCGCGTTGGCCTTGATGGGCCTGGTGCCGCTCGGGGTCGGTCTCACGCGCAACGTCGATCGGGTGCGCACGCGCTACGTCGTGGGTGAGGGCGACGATGTCGATCTCACCGTCGGTGGCGAGCTCGTGCGCGAGCCCATGACGCTGGTGCGGCGCGACGCCGACGGCATCACGCTGCGACTGTCGCCGCAGATGCGCGGCTTCATCGACAATGCGGGCACGCGGCACGACCTGGCCGCGGCGCGCGGGCAGGGCAGCGAGCTGCGCCTGCCGACCGGTGCTCGCGCCCACGTGGAGCTCGGCGAGCTCGCGTTCGACGTCGCTGCAGTCGCTCCGGGGCGCGTGCTCGCGGGGCGCGGCGAGACCGACCGCACCTACTGGGGCTTCAACGCCGCGTCGATGCTCGTCATCGGCGGCCTGCTCGGGCTCTCGCAGCTCGTTCCGGAGGATGCGCTCGCGATGGACAGCGACGACGCTCGCATCGACAACCGCTACGTCGGCTTCCTGCACCAACCCGACGAGACTGTCCCCGACGAGAGCGAGCCGGAGGAGATCGACGAGCCCGACAGCGCCGACAAGGCCGGCCTCTCGGGCCAGCGCCACGCCGGCGACGAAGGGGCCGCCGGTGACCCGAGCAAGGTCAACGTCCGCAAGCTGTACGCGACCAAGGGCCCCCGCGACGCGGTGCCGATGCTCGCACGCAACTTCGATCCTGCTCGCGATGCCCGCGAGTCGGGCGTGCTCGGGCTGATGCAGCGCGAGAGCGGCCACTTCCTCGCGTCGCCGTTCGGCGCCGCGTTCGCGGTGGGCAACGACGACGAAGACGTGTGGGGCAACATCACGGGCGACGAGATCGGCGCATCGGGGGGCGTGGGCGGCCTGGGCCTGCTCGGCGCTGGCCGAGGCGGCGGCGGCGAGGGCGAAGGCACCATCGGTCTCACCGGCATCGGCACCATCGGGCAGCGCGGCAACAACGGCACGCGCCTCGGCTACGGCGATCGCAACGGTCGTGACTCGGGTACCAAGTTCGACGGCCGTCGCACACGCACACCGCAGGTGCGCGTGGTCAGCAGCGAGGTGAAGTCGACGATCGACAAGGAGATCATCCGTCGCGTCGTGCGTGCCCACCTCAACGAGGTCCGCGGTTGCTACGATCAGGGCCTCAGCCGCGATCCCAACCTCCGCGGTCGCGTGGCGATCCAGTTCACGATCGGGCCCTCGGGCACGGTCGGCGCCTCGGCGGTCGCGGAGAGCTCGCTCGGCGACAAGAGCGTCGAGTCGTGCATCGCGAAGTCGGTCCGTCGCTGGCGCTTCCCGACCGGCGCCACCCAGGGCAGCGCAGTCGTCACCTACCCCTTCGTGCTCTCCGCGGGCTGA
- a CDS encoding tetratricopeptide repeat protein: MRRVAVLIALVIPMLSLSPGCKLASRQRVQAINRLNEGIALENRNNTSGAEKSLKEAIELDPSFAKPYYILGQMYRKQGKLVDAEKMFRGAIDNMKEEPVAEYPYQLGTVIASQGEAPGVSQADQAAKFNDAIAQFQECIKLDPNHYRAYYRTGTLYEKLDQPQKADQSYRKAIELRSGYSMSFVALGNMYIDYGHANVGQAVLELGTQVNDKDAHMWSGLGRAQYSLNKPTEAIESFKKAKAINPDLVDALYGLGMAYAEIRDRKNAVENLQAFLQKAGNDVPEDLKRAANDTMARVKDVI, encoded by the coding sequence ATGCGCCGAGTTGCCGTCCTCATCGCCCTGGTCATCCCGATGCTCTCCCTGTCGCCGGGCTGCAAGCTCGCGAGTCGGCAGCGTGTGCAGGCCATCAACCGGCTCAACGAGGGCATCGCGCTCGAGAACCGCAACAACACCTCGGGGGCCGAGAAATCCCTCAAGGAAGCGATCGAGCTCGATCCGAGCTTCGCGAAGCCCTACTACATCCTCGGTCAGATGTACCGGAAGCAGGGCAAGCTGGTCGACGCGGAGAAGATGTTCCGCGGTGCGATCGACAACATGAAGGAAGAGCCGGTCGCCGAGTACCCCTACCAGCTGGGCACGGTGATCGCGTCGCAGGGTGAGGCGCCCGGCGTCAGCCAGGCCGACCAGGCCGCCAAGTTCAACGACGCGATCGCGCAGTTCCAGGAGTGCATCAAGCTCGACCCGAACCACTACCGGGCCTACTACCGGACCGGGACGCTGTACGAGAAGCTCGATCAGCCGCAGAAGGCCGACCAGAGCTACCGCAAGGCCATCGAGCTGCGCTCGGGCTACAGCATGTCGTTCGTCGCGTTGGGCAACATGTACATCGACTACGGCCACGCCAACGTCGGGCAGGCCGTGCTCGAGCTCGGCACCCAGGTGAACGACAAGGACGCTCACATGTGGAGCGGCCTCGGTCGCGCCCAGTACTCGCTGAACAAGCCCACCGAGGCGATCGAGTCGTTCAAGAAGGCCAAGGCCATCAACCCAGACCTCGTCGACGCGCTGTACGGCCTCGGCATGGCCTACGCGGAGATCCGCGATCGCAAGAATGCCGTCGAGAACCTGCAGGCCTTCCTGCAGAAGGCCGGCAACGACGTCCCCGAAGATCTCAAGCGCGCCGCCAACGATACGATGGCGCGCGTCAAAGACGTGATCTGA